From the Alteromonas sp. CI.11.F.A3 genome, the window TGCCAAGGGTGTAACCCTCTAAGCTTCTGCTACCCATGCTTTTCTCGCCCAAACTGTTAGCACCTACCCCATTGGCACTATTTGCCTGTAAGTCACTATCCTCCATCTTACTTGTTGGGTGGAAGAACTCGCACGCTTGGCGGTTACTCAGTACTACATGCATCTGGTCGTTTACTAATAATAAAACGTCAGGCGAACTATGCAGCACTTTGTCTAGCATTAGCTCTCGTTGATACAACCACTGTTTTTCTCGGCGAAGGGTTTCTGCGGTATCGTTATAAAGCTGGCATAAGGTTTCAAACTCGTCCCCCGTTTTACAAGCCAGTGTTGATGAAAACTCACCGTCTTTAAAATTGAGCAAGCCTATTTCAAGGGCATCCAATTGATTAGTTATTTGTGACGTACAGATTTTCACTGCCATTGCGCACAGGCACAAAGATGCGGTAGCAAGTAGGACTTTTTGAACAACCGACAGGTCGCTTAAATACAACATAGGCGCCATGCCTATTGCCGTAGCGCAAAGCGCTGCTACCAGAAGTTTAGTTTTAATTAACCTCACGATTTATAATCAATTCCGTATTTATCTAGTCTGCGGTAAAGGGCTTGCCTTGATAACCCCAAGTACCTTGCGACTTTAGATATTGTGCCGTTAAATTCTGTAAGCGCCGCCTCTATCTCTAACTTGCTGGGTTCTTTTCCTCCTCTGTCCTCGGTATTCGAATCACCCTTCGCACAGGGTAAACCGAAGTCTTCAGCATCAAGGGTACCATCTGGGTGCAAAATACTAACTCGTCGACACACATTCTCAAGCTCACGCACATTTCCTGGCCATGCATAGGCTTGCAGCGCTTGTTGACCCGTTAAGCTAATGTCTCGACCTGGCAGGAAATGCTTTGCTAAAGCCAACACATCATCTCCTCGCTCATTGAGCGGCGGCACATTAATTTCGATAACATTTAAACGATAAAACAAGTCCTCGCGGAATGCGCCGTTGGCGATATCGCGAGTTAAATCAGAATTGGTAGCCGATATAATTCTTACATCTGTTTTTTGTGTTTTCACCGAGCCCAGTTTCTCAAATTCACCGGTTTGCAATACACGCAGTAATTTGACTTGGCCCGACAAAGGCAAATTGCCAATTTCATCTAAAAACAAAGTGCCTTGGTTGGCGGCTTCAAAACGGCCAATTCGCGTTTTATTAGCACTGGTAAACGCCCCTACTTCTGCGCCAAATAGCTCGGCTTCAATAAGCTCTTGAGGAAGGGCTCCCGCGTTTACCTTCACAAAGGCAGACTGATTAAGGGGGGATTGAGACTGAATGAGTTCAGCAATCTTTTCCTTTCCGCTACCATTAGGTCCAGTAATAAGTACCGGCACATCTGATTTAGCCACCTGCACCGACATATCTACCACCCGCTGCATGGCTGCACTTTCGTACACTAATCCAATACTTACTGCTGCCTGGCGAGTATTGTCAAAATTTGCCGCTTGTTGCTTCAACACTTTATTTTGGCTAGCGGCCTGGCCTAGCGCTACTAGGTTTTTAATAGTAGTAATCAGCTTGCTGTCATCCCAAGGCTTTGGAATGTAGTCTGCCGCGCCCGCTTTCACTAACTCTACAGCTTGCTCTAACTCCGTCCACGCTGTAATGAGAATAATGGGTAATAACGGGTTTAGCTCACGAAGTGCGAAGAAGAGATCGCGTCCTTCTTCGCCAGAGGTCGTATCTGCACTAAAATTCATATCTTGCAGCACTAGCCCGATAGCTTGGTAATTGACTATCTGCAGCGCTGCTTTTGGCGTGGTGGCTGTCACCACATCGTAACCATGAATTTCTAGCAATAATGACAACGCCTCTAATACGGCTGCGTTGTCATCAACAATTAACACTTTTGTCATGTCTTCACTTCTTCAATACGACTTATATGCTACGGGTAGCAATACTGGGTGAAATATTAGCGGCTCGCATAGCAGGAAAAATGACGGCAAGTATACTCATTGCAAAAATGAACACGGCGGTACCCACGATGAATTCCGGCTCTAAAGATGCAATCGAATAGGATTTCATCATCACATTACCTAGAACCACTGCCGCTATTCCCCCTATCAGTAAGCCCGCTATACATACCATGGTATTTTCGACTAAAAAATATCTTACGATAGCAGACTTTCTTGCCCCTAATGCGCGCCGAGTACCAATTTGTTTTGTTCGTTTACTAATATTGAACTGGGTTAAGCCAAATATGCCAAGAGCGGTCACCAGTAAAAGAATAACAACCAGTACTATCAACATACGCATCATGAGCACATCAGTAGCGTCATAGTTTTCTTTGGTTTTATCTAATCCATCGACATTAATGATGACCCGTTTATCGTAAATATCCAACATGTTCTGTTCAATATTCGCCATGACGTTAGCTCGTTCAGTTTTATCTGTTCGAACGAGAATATGTTGATAACTTTGCACATCCATAAACGGCACAATAGCGGTGGTTTTGTCTCGCATACCATTAGGCCACGGGCTTTTCATTGTTCCCACAATACCGATAATTTCAAGGGGCCTATTTTTAAGATAAACCGTCTCGCCCAACGCATTACCATCAGGGAATAAGGCTTTGGCGAGAGCGTGAGAGACAATAATTGTATTAGGGCCGCTACCGGTGAAGTCATTACCAACTATTACCTCTTCAGGCCTAAAGTTACGCCCTTCAATGAGCTTGATACCGAAGGTATTTAAGCCATGGTCATCCATGTAATAGTAAGGCACGTTGATAGATTTAGACTGCTCTGGAGATGGTTTTAAACGCACTGATGATGATGAACCACCGCCTGATAAGGGCACCGCTTGAATTAAACTGGCGTCGATTACGCCAGGAAGGTTTCTTATCATGGTTTCATCGAGTTCGGCTTGTTGACTGAGAGTGCGGTCTTTTCCAAACGTCATAACCGACAAACTAAAGATTTCCTTCTCTGGGAACCCTGTATCTTCGCGAAGATACGAAACATGATCATTAATCATAAATGCGGCATTGCTAACGATCGCCATAGTGAGCGCTATTTGAAGTAATAAAAGCAAGGCGCCAATTTTAGAGCGGCGTATTGCATTGAAGATTGGTTTAATGTCTAACATAGCCTGCTCCCTATTGGCTTTTTAAGTAAATTGCGGGTTGTGTTCTGCACACTAACCAAGCTGGGTACAATCCGGCTAAGAAACTGGCCACAAGTGCAATCAATGGCGCAGCTAGCAACATTGAGACATCCATAGTTGCTAAGTCATCGTAATAGCTGTTGGTCACGCGAATTCCCCATAACCCAATTTGCGCAATCACAATACCTAACAAGCCTCCGGCTAGCCCAATTACTGATACTTCTACGATATGCTGGGCAAATATATGACGCTTGCTGGCGCCTAGCGCCCTTCGGACACCCACCTCTGGCGCCCGCTTTAAAAACTTCGCCAGTAGTAACCCTAAAATGTTGGACACACACACTAATAGGAACATAAAACTCAACCCCACCAGAATACGGTTATCTTCAGATACCACTGAGTTGTACTCCAGCCATTCCGTCACGTTTCTAAGCTTGTATTCCAACGCTTCTCGGTTAAATCGCCCTTTTTCTCTTTGATCTTCCATATAGGTCATTAGGAAATTGGCGAATTGCTGCTTCTCTTCTTCCGTGTTCAGTTGAACCCAAAATTGAAGCCACACGTGCTCTGATTGCATTAAATCTTGATAGTTCTTAAGCGCCTCATGCTTCCAGCCGTTTAAGTTTCCCCAGGTGGTAACTTCTTCTAACGCACCAATACCGAAAGGAATATAGAGCTGTTCAGAGGAATTAAATGCTCCATTGTTCACGTCGTAATACTTGACGTGGTGCTCCCAATTCGCTGTGACACCCACAATTCTGTAGCTATTGTTATCAAGGTAAATATGTTGGCCAACCGAGTCTTTGCCTGCAAATAACCTATTATTTATTTTTTCTGATATCACTACTACGTATTCGTGGGTGTCTTGCGAATTTAAAGACCAAGGTGCCCCATAAATAAAAGGTCGGTCGAAGATAGTGAAAAACTCTCTATTCACCAATCGGGCGGGCTCCATAGTAGGTTTCACGTCAGGCGAATTAAGGTGCACAGAGAAGCCACTTCTAAAGCTCGGCGACTTAGGTACGGGAATATCTGCGTTGTACAGATTCACGGCATCCTGATAAGTCAGTTGATACGGTAGGTTGTCGGATGAATGCCACTCATTGCCATCGTCCATAATATTCAACTGCGGATAAAAAATAGCGCCGCTTTTGTGGGGAATGGGGTCCATCGACATCATGTGATAAACCGACAGACTTGTCATAGTCAGCCCAATGCCAATGGCAATGGCAAAAACCATCAAAAAGCTAATGACGGGCGTGCGTTTAATGCTTCGCCAACTTAAATCGATATAATGGAGGAACATATTATACTCCTGACGCAACAAAGGTTTCATTGTCGCGGGTAGCCGCTACTGTCGGTTTACCTTGATACAACGTAAAGTCGGCTAACTGCCCGTCTACCACTTGAATATTTCTAGGCGCTCGGCGGGCCAATTCTGCATCATGTGTTACCATCACAATTGTTGCGCCATTTTTGTTTATTTCTTCTAGAAGCTCCATGACTTGTCGTGCCATAAGGCTGTCCAAATTTCCCGTAGGTTCATCGGCAAGTAAGAAACGAGGCTTGCCCGCAAGAGCTCGTGCGATTGCAACACGCTGCTGTTGCCCGCCGGATAACTGTTGTGGTAAATGTTTCGCTCGGCTGGCTAGTCCAACTTGCTCTAAACATTGCTCAATTCTAATTTTACGTTCTTTCGCTGCAATGCCTCGATAACGAAGGGGGACTTCGACATTTTCATATAAGTTCAAATCAGGTATTAAATTAAACCCCTGAAATATATACCCTATTTTTTGGTTTCTTAAGTCGGCAGTTTCATTGTCAGATAGCCCGCCGATATCGACACCATCTAATGTATATTGGCCGGTGGTAAACGGCTCGAGCAAACCAGCTATGTTCAGAAACGTTGTTTTCCCAGAACCAGAGGGCCCGGTAACTGCGATGAACTCCCCTTCATTAACGGTTAAGGAAAAATCCCTTAGTGCATGGGTTTGTACGCTGTTCGTTTGGTATATTTTGCTTACGTTAGTCATGGTTAACATTGCTATTTATCCTTTTTATTAGCGCAGAAGTACTGTAGCCGCTTGATTAAACTGTTCGTAATTTGAAACTATTATTTTGTCGCCTTCTTGCAGCCCGCTGAGAATTTCCACTTCTCGAATACTGGTCGCACCAACCTGAATGTCGATTCGCTCTGCAAGGTCGCCGGTAACTAAATAAGCTGTGGTGCCACCGGCTTGAAGGAAGCTCCCACGGTCTACCTTAAGTACATCACTTTTGTTCTCCAACAGTATTCGTGCTGACACCTGTTGGTTCTGACGAATTGAATGCACGCTATTTTCAGGAAAGCGCACCCTAGCCGTAACTTGTCTATCGACAACTTCTGGGGATATTGAAACGAGTGTGCCAGTCACTTTTTGGACACCCACTTTTAACTCAACACTCATCCCTAATCCCAGCTCATTTGCGTAGCTCTCAGCAACGTTGAGTTCAGCTTCATAAGCTGTTAAATCTACCAATTTCATTAATGGCTCATTTTTGGCCACAAGTGCGTTCGGCTGAATTAGCACGTTCCCCACCACACCAGACACGCTAGCTCTAATAGTTAAATCGGCAAGTTGGCGGGTAAGGTCATCAACAACTAAAGCTTGCCTGGCGACCTTCTCTTTCGTGGTCTTAAGCTCAAAAGCTAACGTATCTGTTGCTAATTCAATTTCGCTAATGGCGTGCTTATAAGTCACTTCTGCCTTGGCTAGATTATCTAGAGCCTCTTCTAAATCTATCTGGCTAATAAGGTGGTCTTTAATAGACAGCTTTGCTCTTTTTTCTTCTCGCTGAGCAGCGACCAATTCAACGTTGGCAATATCAGCTTGTTTATTTAATAAAAGTGCCTGTCTACGTACATCGAGCTCTTGCCTAGCAAGCTCACTTTGCAAACTTGCTAGCGCAGATTGCTCTTGCTTCATAGTATTCTGCAACTCAGGAGAATCGACTATTGCTACAATATCCCCGTATTCTACCGAATCACCGGGCTTAACTTTTAATAGGACATAGCCTTGCTCAGGGCTATATAGCTGAGGAGCGTTTGAAGCGATTATTCTGCCTGTTGTGACGATATCCCTAATCAGCTCGCCTTTCGTTACTACACTGAACTTTAGCGAATCACGGCTGCTAGATATTCCAGCGTTGGAGCTGGAAAAAAGAAAAAAATATCCGAAGACACCCACTATCACGAGTACCGCTAATACCGCTAAGACACCCACCCATTTTTTTGGCGATGGCTGCGTTACAACAACGGTATCTTGGTTACTGGTATCCTGAATCATAAGGCATCCTCATGACTTACGGACTCAAAATTAGCGAGCAACACCACAATGATAAAGATAATAATGGGCAGACTGATAAAGTGAAAAAGCAACATGTTCATCTAATTTTTGTTGGCGGTATAAACTAGTACTACGAATAACGTGCCAAAAATTAACTACATGATTAGCAATGATTTTTTAAAATCTTGAGTAGTTAATGTGTCCGAACGGACACTTTTTATTGTCCGATTTTTTTGGCCGGACGGGTTTGGAGAATTAGGGGATGGATATCAGGAAAATCACTGGGTGTTACTTAAAGACTGGTATCAACTTGCCTCAATACCCATTGATGCTAAATAAGATACAAAGATTGGGATAGAGTATTCGGATTTAGCCGACTAATTGATATCTCTTTCCAGTTTTTCGTTTTACCAGCGACAAGCTTATCTTGCTGGAGAAATTACTCTCTATAGTGCTTACAATTTCAGACCAATCTGTTTGTGTTAAACCTGTACGCGATAAAATAGGCTCGCAGTTTTGCGGGATAGCACCTTTGACGTTACTTCTTAGTTGCCTACCTGTTTGATCCACCAGGTTCAAATAATCCTCTAATCGAAAAGGTAATCCTCTTAATTTACTATTTTGTGAATCACCAATAAATGGAAGTAGCTCTGGGGGTTGTTTATTCACTTTCGCCTTTGCTATACGACGACTCACACTGGTATACATTGCCTTTTCTGGTGTCTTCGCTTTACCAACTCTAATGGGATTCAAGTCAACATAGGCCATACAAGCCAATAACGCTGATTCATCTAACAGAGCTTGAGACTTAAATCGTCCTTCCCAAAAACGACCTGTGCATTCGTCTTCCTTGTTTGCTTTCCTAGCAATAAACTCATTAAGAAGCCGCATAAACCAACTGATATCGTACAAACGCTTTCTATAAATTTCCACGCAAGAAAATACCGTTTTTATTTGTGCTTCAGAAAGATTAGGCCTCTGATCTCTATTCATAAATTGACGAGTAAGCAAAGTTCCATTGTGAAGCGTATGCCACCGGCTTAGTACTTCTTCAGGGCTCATTGCAAGCGCAAGATTCTTATCAATGCGTAATACCGTATGGGTATGATTGCTCATTACTGCATAAGCGCAAACATCGATTGCAAAAACACTGGCGAGCTTAAGCAATCGGTTCTCTACCCATTGCCTTCTGTGCTCGTAGCTCTTTCCACTGAATCTGTCTTTACCGCATAGGAATGCTCTACGAACACAACGAGAAACGCAATGATAGTATGGAGTCTCATCTAAACATATTAGTGACTTACGAGGACGCGGCATGCTTAAGTTTTGGTGTGGGTATTTGATGTTTATAGTGGATTAATCTGCCAGAGGAGAAAACTGAACCTTGGGTTAGTTTTCTCCTCTGTTCCGAATCAATTGACTAAGGTGTGCGTTTTATCAAACAAACCTTGGACATCCATGATATGTCCAAGGTTCTTAAAACGGTGGGTGTCTATGTTTTAGTAGTGGGTGTCCACAAATCTATCTTTCAGTAGGTGGATGTCCATAAATCTAAAGCTCAAAAACTTAGCTAAAAAGCTTCATGAACCAGCCTTTGCTTAGCTCTTCTTCACAGGTTTTAAGCTGGGTGGCGTAGCGTAGCGATCTTGCTTTCACTTTAGATGCCACTTTCTTAAGCCAAGGTTTACGGTCGTAACTTCTACGCTTATAGCCCCCCCAGCCTTCGTGGTAATTTAAATATTGGGCATAAGCATCCCACTTTGAAATGCCATTTACTTTTTGCGATTTATAAATAAACCAACCCATAAAGTCGATGGCATCTTCGAAATCATCGCGATCAGCGCCGCTGTTATCGGTTTCGCGCATATAGTCAGCCCATGTGGGTGTCTTAGCTTGCGAATAGCCATAGGCGGAACTAACTCTGCCCCAAGGGACTAGGCCGAAAAATACATAATCACGAGGAGGCAATGCATCGTGGCGAAAAGAACTTTCTTGATACATCATTGCCATCGGCACATGAATGGGTACCCCCCATTTATCACGTGCGTCGGCTGCTGCATCGTACCAATCATCTTTTTCAAAGAAGATTTCGCACAAATTACTGCTGTCTTTCGGCGGTGTTGTAGCGCACCCAGCGATAAATAGCGGAAAAAGCACGACCAAACTTGATAAAAAAATGAACAACGGTTTGAACTTTTGATGCATAGCTTGTCTTAACTTATGTTCTAGTAAAATGTGTGTTTCCCTGGAACCTTCTACGCCTGATTTCTATCAGGCGTTTTTTTTTGCTAGCGGTTCATTGAAATAATCACGAATGAAACTGTCGAAGTCTTTCGTATCAGCCACTTCCACATCAGCTTGCGCTGCTAAAGACGTCTCAGCGGCATCTACAAACATAGCTTCCGTAGTTTGCTGATAATCGAACCCTTTCATCTGCTCTTGATACCATGCGGCTAGCTCTAGGCCGTAAACACCGTTATCTTTATCATGTTTTAGCAGTTCCTCTAAAAGAACACCTGAAGGGGTTAACGCAGGGTTTGCAACTTTCTTCGTCTCTGCAGCAACTGCGTCACTGTATCGGGTGGTATCATTTGCCAAGTCGAGTATTTTCGCTACTTGTTCAAACTCTTCAAACAATGATGAAGCCCACGCTGTTAGTGTTGTTTCCTGATTGTCACGAGTAAGCGCTAATTGAGGCTTTCTCCCCTCTAACACTACCCGGTTCATGTTTTCTTTCGCTTCATTTAGCTGAGCTTCGTCTAATTCAGCACTAGGCTTCAACAAGCACGTCAACAAAAACACATCAAGAAAATCGAATTGCGTTTGGCTAATACCAATGGGCGAAAATGGGTTTACATCTAACGCACGCACTTCAATGTAGCTGATGCCGCGCTTAACCAGCGCGTCGGTAGGCTTTTCCATAGACTGCGTAGGTTGCTTTGGACGAATTGGCGAGTACAGCTCGTTCTCAATCTGTAAAATATTACGACTGAGCTGCTGATAATTACCACCATCGCCAGCAGCAAAGCTACTAAAGCGATTTGATGGCGTATCCATAGCACCACGAAGCAAACGAACGTAGTTGTCTAACTGGTTGTAACAAATTTTAAGTGAAGACTGCTCTGCACTGGTATAGCCCAAGTCACTCATTCTCAATGACGTGGCATACGGCATGTAATACGTACCCTTGCCTACTTTTTCGAATGGTAATGCATGTTCTTTTCCTTTCAAAAACGAACCACACAATGCAGGTGAGGCACCGTATAAATAAGGAATTATCCAGCAGTAACGACGGTAATTCCTGATTAAAGAAAAGTAGTCGGCTGAAGTCTGATCTTGGCTATGGTCAGTACCGTTAAGCTCAGCCCAAAGTTTCCAGAAATCATCAGAAAAAGAAAAGTTAAAATGTACGCCAGCAATCGCCTGCATCATGCTGCCATAGCGGTTTTTTAACCCAATTCGATATACTCGCTTCATTTTGCCGATATTAGATTCGCCAAAATAAGCAATAGGAATATGCGCTTCATCTTCGATAAAACACGGCATGCTGAGTGGCCAAATTTGCTCATCGCCAATGTTATCAATGGTGTACTTATGAACATCTTGTAACTGCGTAATAGTTTTAGCGGCGCTACTTTCAGGCGGCGTAATAAACTCTAACAACGACTCTGAAAAATCTGTGGTTATCGTGTCGTGTGTTAGCGCAGAGCCTAACGCCTTTGGATGAGGCTCTTGCGACAGAGCACCGTTTGGCTTAATGCGTAACGCTTCACGCTCAACACCACGCTTTATTTGCGTAAGTGCCGTTAAAAATTCAGGTGATTTAAGCGAAGCCAAACGCTCGTTGAAACACGTTGAGTTTACAGTCAATGTTCATATCCATGGATGAGTTGTTCCCCTCAAAATGGGGAACAACGTATTAAATTCAAGTCAATATTACCAATGACTTGCTATCAGATACTCAGTTTATCTTTTCTCGACTATTGGTATCTACCGATAATTCGATGATCGGCATATTTAACGACTCTAATTGCTCTAGAATCGCTTCTTTATCGCCAACAACGATAACTTGCAACGCATCTGTCGACAAATATTGCTTAGCCAGTGCGTTTATCTCGTCTTTGCTGATGCTATTAATTATCTCAATTTGCTCGTTTCGGTACCCTTTTTCAAGGCCATAACTTTGCAACTGGCGAAGAAAGCGCGCTTTGCTATTGGGGGTTTCAAATTCTAACGCATCACTCAACGTAAATGCATTGCGCATAAATTGAATTTCCTCGTCAGTCGCCCCTTTGTCGATGTACTGATTTATTTCTTTAAAAACTTCAGTAATGCCCTGGGCAGTATTCGCCGCCGTTAAATCAGTTCCAACTTCAAACCAACCTAAGGTTTTACCTCCCATGAACGCACTATTCGCACCATAGGTAATGCCTTTATCTTCTCGCAAATTCAGGTTTATTCGGCTGTTAAAGCCTCCACCTAAGGGGAAATTCACTAAACGAGATTTAAAGTAATCGCCAGTTGCATCAAAAGGTAGGCTACGTTTAACAATATAAACCACCGACTGCACTGCACTGGGGCTATCGACCAAAAACACTTGGTTCTTATCGTAAGTAGGGAAAGCATCATAATCTTCAAAGGTATAAGACTCACCCTTCCAATTCGACATAAAATCTAATGCATCTACCACCGCATCAGAACTCATATTACCCACGACTACCGCACTTGCTTTACTCGGTGAATAATACTGATTATAAAACTGCTTCACATCGTCAAGTGTGATGGACTGAACGGTTTCAATGGTGCCTTCATCAGGAAGGCTTACACGATTATCGGCACCAAACAATACTAAATCTCGCGCACGTCGAGC encodes:
- a CDS encoding sigma-54 dependent transcriptional regulator, whose translation is MTKVLIVDDNAAVLEALSLLLEIHGYDVVTATTPKAALQIVNYQAIGLVLQDMNFSADTTSGEEGRDLFFALRELNPLLPIILITAWTELEQAVELVKAGAADYIPKPWDDSKLITTIKNLVALGQAASQNKVLKQQAANFDNTRQAAVSIGLVYESAAMQRVVDMSVQVAKSDVPVLITGPNGSGKEKIAELIQSQSPLNQSAFVKVNAGALPQELIEAELFGAEVGAFTSANKTRIGRFEAANQGTLFLDEIGNLPLSGQVKLLRVLQTGEFEKLGSVKTQKTDVRIISATNSDLTRDIANGAFREDLFYRLNVIEINVPPLNERGDDVLALAKHFLPGRDISLTGQQALQAYAWPGNVRELENVCRRVSILHPDGTLDAEDFGLPCAKGDSNTEDRGGKEPSKLEIEAALTEFNGTISKVARYLGLSRQALYRRLDKYGIDYKS
- a CDS encoding ABC transporter permease; translated protein: MLDIKPIFNAIRRSKIGALLLLLQIALTMAIVSNAAFMINDHVSYLREDTGFPEKEIFSLSVMTFGKDRTLSQQAELDETMIRNLPGVIDASLIQAVPLSGGGSSSSVRLKPSPEQSKSINVPYYYMDDHGLNTFGIKLIEGRNFRPEEVIVGNDFTGSGPNTIIVSHALAKALFPDGNALGETVYLKNRPLEIIGIVGTMKSPWPNGMRDKTTAIVPFMDVQSYQHILVRTDKTERANVMANIEQNMLDIYDKRVIINVDGLDKTKENYDATDVLMMRMLIVLVVILLLVTALGIFGLTQFNISKRTKQIGTRRALGARKSAIVRYFLVENTMVCIAGLLIGGIAAVVLGNVMMKSYSIASLEPEFIVGTAVFIFAMSILAVIFPAMRAANISPSIATRSI
- a CDS encoding ABC transporter permease; the protein is MFLHYIDLSWRSIKRTPVISFLMVFAIAIGIGLTMTSLSVYHMMSMDPIPHKSGAIFYPQLNIMDDGNEWHSSDNLPYQLTYQDAVNLYNADIPVPKSPSFRSGFSVHLNSPDVKPTMEPARLVNREFFTIFDRPFIYGAPWSLNSQDTHEYVVVISEKINNRLFAGKDSVGQHIYLDNNSYRIVGVTANWEHHVKYYDVNNGAFNSSEQLYIPFGIGALEEVTTWGNLNGWKHEALKNYQDLMQSEHVWLQFWVQLNTEEEKQQFANFLMTYMEDQREKGRFNREALEYKLRNVTEWLEYNSVVSEDNRILVGLSFMFLLVCVSNILGLLLAKFLKRAPEVGVRRALGASKRHIFAQHIVEVSVIGLAGGLLGIVIAQIGLWGIRVTNSYYDDLATMDVSMLLAAPLIALVASFLAGLYPAWLVCRTQPAIYLKSQ
- a CDS encoding ABC transporter ATP-binding protein — protein: MLTMTNVSKIYQTNSVQTHALRDFSLTVNEGEFIAVTGPSGSGKTTFLNIAGLLEPFTTGQYTLDGVDIGGLSDNETADLRNQKIGYIFQGFNLIPDLNLYENVEVPLRYRGIAAKERKIRIEQCLEQVGLASRAKHLPQQLSGGQQQRVAIARALAGKPRFLLADEPTGNLDSLMARQVMELLEEINKNGATIVMVTHDAELARRAPRNIQVVDGQLADFTLYQGKPTVAATRDNETFVASGV
- a CDS encoding efflux RND transporter periplasmic adaptor subunit is translated as MIQDTSNQDTVVVTQPSPKKWVGVLAVLAVLVIVGVFGYFFLFSSSNAGISSSRDSLKFSVVTKGELIRDIVTTGRIIASNAPQLYSPEQGYVLLKVKPGDSVEYGDIVAIVDSPELQNTMKQEQSALASLQSELARQELDVRRQALLLNKQADIANVELVAAQREEKRAKLSIKDHLISQIDLEEALDNLAKAEVTYKHAISEIELATDTLAFELKTTKEKVARQALVVDDLTRQLADLTIRASVSGVVGNVLIQPNALVAKNEPLMKLVDLTAYEAELNVAESYANELGLGMSVELKVGVQKVTGTLVSISPEVVDRQVTARVRFPENSVHSIRQNQQVSARILLENKSDVLKVDRGSFLQAGGTTAYLVTGDLAERIDIQVGATSIREVEILSGLQEGDKIIVSNYEQFNQAATVLLR
- a CDS encoding transposase; protein product: MPRPRKSLICLDETPYYHCVSRCVRRAFLCGKDRFSGKSYEHRRQWVENRLLKLASVFAIDVCAYAVMSNHTHTVLRIDKNLALAMSPEEVLSRWHTLHNGTLLTRQFMNRDQRPNLSEAQIKTVFSCVEIYRKRLYDISWFMRLLNEFIARKANKEDECTGRFWEGRFKSQALLDESALLACMAYVDLNPIRVGKAKTPEKAMYTSVSRRIAKAKVNKQPPELLPFIGDSQNSKLRGLPFRLEDYLNLVDQTGRQLRSNVKGAIPQNCEPILSRTGLTQTDWSEIVSTIESNFSSKISLSLVKRKTGKRYQLVG
- the gshA gene encoding glutamate--cysteine ligase, yielding MTVNSTCFNERLASLKSPEFLTALTQIKRGVEREALRIKPNGALSQEPHPKALGSALTHDTITTDFSESLLEFITPPESSAAKTITQLQDVHKYTIDNIGDEQIWPLSMPCFIEDEAHIPIAYFGESNIGKMKRVYRIGLKNRYGSMMQAIAGVHFNFSFSDDFWKLWAELNGTDHSQDQTSADYFSLIRNYRRYCWIIPYLYGASPALCGSFLKGKEHALPFEKVGKGTYYMPYATSLRMSDLGYTSAEQSSLKICYNQLDNYVRLLRGAMDTPSNRFSSFAAGDGGNYQQLSRNILQIENELYSPIRPKQPTQSMEKPTDALVKRGISYIEVRALDVNPFSPIGISQTQFDFLDVFLLTCLLKPSAELDEAQLNEAKENMNRVVLEGRKPQLALTRDNQETTLTAWASSLFEEFEQVAKILDLANDTTRYSDAVAAETKKVANPALTPSGVLLEELLKHDKDNGVYGLELAAWYQEQMKGFDYQQTTEAMFVDAAETSLAAQADVEVADTKDFDSFIRDYFNEPLAKKNA